The Oncorhynchus clarkii lewisi isolate Uvic-CL-2024 unplaced genomic scaffold, UVic_Ocla_1.0 unplaced_contig_1599_pilon_pilon, whole genome shotgun sequence genome includes a region encoding these proteins:
- the LOC139402768 gene encoding zinc finger protein 391-like, which translates to MSSLSYSPPAKEEEVFWTEKEVLLKEEEEEKGVTIQKQVEGEAVTVKEEENDVSVEEKEVSFRVKEEEDVTVKEEEAEREEDAVYGVKEDEDVTVKEEEAEREEAAVYGVKEEEAEMTVTSKKEEEDEEEDTGYLGPVSPTHLKASYGSDGELSRKMVLRNRAVINTRERCDFRGSSGEPQQHHEADEAGKSPSRSEHLKKHQWRPTGKKSHCCSNCGKSYLRSNSLKVHMRIHTGEKPYSCDQCGKSFTTSSHQIIHQRTHTGDKSYSCGQCGKSFTQSSSLLSHQRTHTGEKPYSCYQCGKSFTQSSNLVSHQRTHTGEKPYSCEQCGKNFTTSSHLIIHQRTHTGEKLCSCEQCGKNFTTSSHLIIHQRTYTGETPHSCGQCGKRYSDKRSLIKHQKIH; encoded by the exons atgagttcactaagTTACTCTCCTCctgctaaagaagaggaggtcttctggacggagaaagaagttctcctgaaagaggaggaggaagagaagggtgttacaatacaaaaacaagtagagggtgaggctgttaccgtgaaagaagaagagaatgaCGTTTCAGTGGAAGAAAAGGAAGTctcgttcagagtgaaagaggaggaggatgttacagtaaaagaagaggaagcggagagagaggaggatgcagtttatggagtgaaagaggatgaggatgttacagtaaaagaagaggaagcggagagagaggaggctgcagtttatggagtgaaagaggaggaggcggagatgactgtcacatcgaaaaaggaggaggaagacgaagaggaggacactggatatctgggcccggtttccccaACGCATCTTAAGGCATCCTATGGTTCTGACGGTGAACTCAGCCGtaagatggttttgagaaaccgggccgtgattaacacta gagagagatgtgactttcgtggatcctctggggagcctcaacaacatcatgaaGCTGACGAGGCAGGGAAGAGTCCCTCCcgatcagaacacctcaagaaacaccagtGGAGACCAACAGGGAAGAAATCGCACTGCTGCTCTAACTGTGGGAAGAGTTACTTAAGATCAAATTCACTAAAAGTACACATgagaattcacactggagagaaaccttatagctgtgatcaatgtggaaagagttttactacatctagccaTCAGattatacaccagagaacacacacaggagacaaatcttatagctgtggtcaatgtgggaagagttttactcagtcaagcAGCCTGTTAtctcaccagagaacacacacaggagagaaaccttacagctgttatcaatgtgggaagagttttactcagtcaagcaacctggtatcacaccagagaacacacacaggagagaaaccttatagttgTGAACAATGTGGGAAGAATTTTACTACATCCAGCCATCTGattatacaccagagaacacacacaggagagaaactttGTAGCTGTGAACAATGTGGGAAGAATTTTACTACATCTAGCCATCTGATTATACACCAGAGAACATACACAGGAGAGACACCtcatagctgtggtcaatgtgggaagagatactctgataaaagatctctgatcaaacatcagaaaatacattaa